In one Lepisosteus oculatus isolate fLepOcu1 chromosome 26, fLepOcu1.hap2, whole genome shotgun sequence genomic region, the following are encoded:
- the LOC107079964 gene encoding uncharacterized protein isoform X1 has protein sequence MDSHRMVQHYVFLVLVFLLSLAWFSTAHEIPTLTTLEELNQTEFGHHFPRHGLKLLHWFVQSAIKTDNENVDMVFDPRMRLFGFHEYHNHQLRLPLLNNSLSYQVVGDLDTQNHPGARALPWYIKQDYLYVRSQYFSVSELQKANCERLIISFDSTDWGVKAVYLIDISSPAAIQQLSNALLAEIQSHTLESFLNFFSFDLRYCATGKDSESETCSELFSKGTRLEVKTNSNGHAQMTWSHLPWAENDQWVGLYADDSKSNGDRLAWHNVSTQRGVFQTAVDMNPGLQIRLLKDKTHSLFNGEELDEACRETPKQIPGFKAYLQLYTENGYACARLYIDKSFTNWRERLHNAWIGFYSSKFDHSKKYRNFQWVSKFWEDKDLHPYVVLRENCWGGRLSWGVQARFFPNKSYNDVVRTPHWKC, from the exons ATGG ATTCCCACAGAATGGTGCAGCACtatgttttccttgttttagtttttttgctGTCCCTCGCCTGGTTTTCAACTGCTCATGAGATCCCAACTCTCACCACTTTGGAAGAGTTAAACCAGACGGAGTTTGGACACCATTTTCCTCGCCATGGCTTGAAGCTCCTGCACTGGTTTGTACAGAGTGCAATAAAGACAGACAATGAAAATGTGGACATGGTTTTTGATCCTCGAATGAGGCTTTTTGGTTTCCATGAGTACCATAATCACCAGCTCCGACTACCACTCCTGAACAACAGCCTTTCTTATCAAGTTGTGGGAGACCTGGACACCCAGAATCACCCAGGGGCCCGGGCCTTACCTTGGTACATCAAACAGGATTATCTCTATGTCAGGAGTCAGTACTTCTCAGTGTCGGAGCTTCAGAAGGCAAACTGTGAGCGTTTGATAATCTCCTTTGATTCTACTGACTGGGGAGTAAAGGCAGTCTATCTTATCGACATATCTTCCCCAGCTGCCATTCAACAGCTCAGCAATGCTCTCCTTGCTGAAATACAGTCCCACACCTTGGAAAGTTTTTTGAACTTTTTCAGTTTTGATCTCCGTTACTGTGCCACGGGGAAAGACTCTGAAAGTGAAACATGTTCGGAATTGTTCTCTAAGGGCACAAGGCTGGAAGTCAAGACAAACAGCAATGGGCATGCACAAATGACTTGGAGCCACCTGCCCTGGGCCGAGAATGACCAGTGGGTGGGCCTGTACGCAGACGACAGCAAAAGCAATGGCGATCGCCTGGCGTGGCACAATGTAAGCACACAAAGAGGTGTCTTCCAAACTGCAGTGGACATGAATCCTGGTCTGCAAATACGTCTGCTCAAAGACAAGACACATTCACTGTTCAATGGGGAGGAGCTGGATGAGGCTTGTAGGGAAACCCCAAAACAAATCCCAGGTTTCAAGGCTTATCTACAACTCTACACCGAGAATGGCTATGCTTGTGCTAGGCTCTACATCGACAAGTCCTTTACAAATTGGAGGGAGCGGCTCCATAATGCCTGGATCGGGTTCTATTCTTCAAAGTTTGATCACTCGAAGAAATACAGGAATTTTCAGTGGGTGTCAAAATTTTGGGAAGACAAAGATCTTCATCCTTATGTGGTCCTAAGAGAAAATTGCTGGGGAGGGCGGTTGTCCTGGGGGGTCCAAGCACGTTTCTTCCCGAATAAATCATACAATGACGTGGTGCGTACGCCACATTGGAAGTGCTAA
- the LOC107079964 gene encoding uncharacterized protein isoform X2, with translation MVQHYVFLVLVFLLSLAWFSTAHEIPTLTTLEELNQTEFGHHFPRHGLKLLHWFVQSAIKTDNENVDMVFDPRMRLFGFHEYHNHQLRLPLLNNSLSYQVVGDLDTQNHPGARALPWYIKQDYLYVRSQYFSVSELQKANCERLIISFDSTDWGVKAVYLIDISSPAAIQQLSNALLAEIQSHTLESFLNFFSFDLRYCATGKDSESETCSELFSKGTRLEVKTNSNGHAQMTWSHLPWAENDQWVGLYADDSKSNGDRLAWHNVSTQRGVFQTAVDMNPGLQIRLLKDKTHSLFNGEELDEACRETPKQIPGFKAYLQLYTENGYACARLYIDKSFTNWRERLHNAWIGFYSSKFDHSKKYRNFQWVSKFWEDKDLHPYVVLRENCWGGRLSWGVQARFFPNKSYNDVVRTPHWKC, from the coding sequence ATGGTGCAGCACtatgttttccttgttttagtttttttgctGTCCCTCGCCTGGTTTTCAACTGCTCATGAGATCCCAACTCTCACCACTTTGGAAGAGTTAAACCAGACGGAGTTTGGACACCATTTTCCTCGCCATGGCTTGAAGCTCCTGCACTGGTTTGTACAGAGTGCAATAAAGACAGACAATGAAAATGTGGACATGGTTTTTGATCCTCGAATGAGGCTTTTTGGTTTCCATGAGTACCATAATCACCAGCTCCGACTACCACTCCTGAACAACAGCCTTTCTTATCAAGTTGTGGGAGACCTGGACACCCAGAATCACCCAGGGGCCCGGGCCTTACCTTGGTACATCAAACAGGATTATCTCTATGTCAGGAGTCAGTACTTCTCAGTGTCGGAGCTTCAGAAGGCAAACTGTGAGCGTTTGATAATCTCCTTTGATTCTACTGACTGGGGAGTAAAGGCAGTCTATCTTATCGACATATCTTCCCCAGCTGCCATTCAACAGCTCAGCAATGCTCTCCTTGCTGAAATACAGTCCCACACCTTGGAAAGTTTTTTGAACTTTTTCAGTTTTGATCTCCGTTACTGTGCCACGGGGAAAGACTCTGAAAGTGAAACATGTTCGGAATTGTTCTCTAAGGGCACAAGGCTGGAAGTCAAGACAAACAGCAATGGGCATGCACAAATGACTTGGAGCCACCTGCCCTGGGCCGAGAATGACCAGTGGGTGGGCCTGTACGCAGACGACAGCAAAAGCAATGGCGATCGCCTGGCGTGGCACAATGTAAGCACACAAAGAGGTGTCTTCCAAACTGCAGTGGACATGAATCCTGGTCTGCAAATACGTCTGCTCAAAGACAAGACACATTCACTGTTCAATGGGGAGGAGCTGGATGAGGCTTGTAGGGAAACCCCAAAACAAATCCCAGGTTTCAAGGCTTATCTACAACTCTACACCGAGAATGGCTATGCTTGTGCTAGGCTCTACATCGACAAGTCCTTTACAAATTGGAGGGAGCGGCTCCATAATGCCTGGATCGGGTTCTATTCTTCAAAGTTTGATCACTCGAAGAAATACAGGAATTTTCAGTGGGTGTCAAAATTTTGGGAAGACAAAGATCTTCATCCTTATGTGGTCCTAAGAGAAAATTGCTGGGGAGGGCGGTTGTCCTGGGGGGTCCAAGCACGTTTCTTCCCGAATAAATCATACAATGACGTGGTGCGTACGCCACATTGGAAGTGCTAA
- the LOC102698046 gene encoding tubulin polymerization-promoting protein family member 3-like isoform X1 has protein sequence MLQSRCRRVAPGLAVIETMAESMANLAEVESTFKKFAVHGDTKATGNEMTGKNFVKLCKDCQVIDGKTVTSTDADIVFSKVKSKSRVITFEQFTLALAELAPKRFKGKSQEEALQEMYKLIMGKEPANVGVTKTAKTGALDRLTDTSKFTGSHKERFDESGKGKGKAGREELHDTSGYVGAYKGQGTYEQKVKEGK, from the exons ATGCTCCAGTCCCGATGCCGCcgagtcgctcctggactcgcgg TCATAGAGACAATGGCAGAGAGCATGGCGAACCTGGCAGAAGTAGAGAGCACCTTTAAGAAGTTTGCGGTGCATGGAGATACCAAAGCTACAGGGAATGAGATGACTGGGAAAAACTTTGTGAAGCTGTGCAAGGACTGCCAGGTCATCGATGGCAAAACCGTCACCAGCACTGATGCTGACATTGTCTTCTCCAAAGTAAA GTCCAAGTCTCGGGTCATCACCTTTGAGCAGTTCACACTGGCTTTGGCTGAGCTAGCGCCAAAGAGATTCAAGGGCAAAAGTCAGGAGGAGGCCCTGCAAGAAATGTACAAGCTGATCATGGGCAAGGAGCCAGCCAATGTAGGAGTCACT AAAACAGCTAAAACGGGTGCATTggacagactcacagacacctCCAAGTTCACTGGCTCTCACAAGGAGCGTTTCGATGAGTCGGGCAAAGGAAAGGGCAAGGCTGGCCGAGAGGAGCTGCATGATACCAGTGGATATGTAGGGGCATACAAGGGACAAGGCACCTATGAACAAAAAGTCAAAGAGGGCAAGTAA
- the LOC102698046 gene encoding tubulin polymerization-promoting protein family member 3-like isoform X2 translates to MAESMANLAEVESTFKKFAVHGDTKATGNEMTGKNFVKLCKDCQVIDGKTVTSTDADIVFSKVKSKSRVITFEQFTLALAELAPKRFKGKSQEEALQEMYKLIMGKEPANVGVTKTAKTGALDRLTDTSKFTGSHKERFDESGKGKGKAGREELHDTSGYVGAYKGQGTYEQKVKEGK, encoded by the exons ATGGCAGAGAGCATGGCGAACCTGGCAGAAGTAGAGAGCACCTTTAAGAAGTTTGCGGTGCATGGAGATACCAAAGCTACAGGGAATGAGATGACTGGGAAAAACTTTGTGAAGCTGTGCAAGGACTGCCAGGTCATCGATGGCAAAACCGTCACCAGCACTGATGCTGACATTGTCTTCTCCAAAGTAAA GTCCAAGTCTCGGGTCATCACCTTTGAGCAGTTCACACTGGCTTTGGCTGAGCTAGCGCCAAAGAGATTCAAGGGCAAAAGTCAGGAGGAGGCCCTGCAAGAAATGTACAAGCTGATCATGGGCAAGGAGCCAGCCAATGTAGGAGTCACT AAAACAGCTAAAACGGGTGCATTggacagactcacagacacctCCAAGTTCACTGGCTCTCACAAGGAGCGTTTCGATGAGTCGGGCAAAGGAAAGGGCAAGGCTGGCCGAGAGGAGCTGCATGATACCAGTGGATATGTAGGGGCATACAAGGGACAAGGCACCTATGAACAAAAAGTCAAAGAGGGCAAGTAA